One region of Bdellovibrio bacteriovorus genomic DNA includes:
- the rpsO gene encoding 30S ribosomal protein S15, giving the protein MAVTKDNKAQIVKKFKTADLDTGSPEVQVALLTAKINDLTTHFATHKKDHHGRRGLVTMVNKRRKLLDYLHRKDGTRYQALIKALDIRK; this is encoded by the coding sequence ATGGCGGTCACTAAAGACAACAAAGCGCAAATCGTTAAAAAATTCAAAACAGCAGATCTTGATACGGGTTCTCCAGAAGTTCAAGTGGCGTTGTTGACTGCAAAAATCAACGATTTGACCACTCACTTCGCAACTCACAAAAAAGATCACCACGGTCGCCGTGGTCTAGTAACAATGGTTAACAAACGCCGTAAGCTTTTGGATTACCTTCACCGCAAAGACGGAACACGCTACCAAGCGCTTATCAAAGCACTTGATATCCGTAAGTAA